TACCCAATGAGAATTTTAAACGGCGGGACAGGGTCAAGGCGTACGTGCTTGAGGTGGAAAAAGACCAGAAGGGTTGCACCATCCTCCTGTCGAGGACGCATCCTAATTTCCTGATACGACTCTTCGAGGTCGAGGTCCCCGAAATCCAGGAAGGTATCATCAAGGTGATAGGCGCTGCAAGAGAACCGGGCGAGAGAGCCAAGATATCCGTGAACAGCGGAGATGCCAGCATCGATCCGATCGGAGCCTGCGTCGGCGTAAAGGGATCTCGCGTGCAGGCAGTAGTTCAGGAATTGCGAGGGGAGAAGATAGACATCATACCGTGGAGCAAAGACGCCGCCAAGTTCGCCTGCAACGCACTTGCACCGGCCCGTGTCTCTAAAGTTTACATCAACGAAGAAGATACCTCGATGGAGATTGTGGTCAACGATGACCAGCTATCACTCGCCATCGGAAAGAAGGGGCAGAACGTCAGACTGGCTTCACGTTTGACAGGTTGGAAGATAGACATAAAGAGCGAGTCGGAGGTGGAGAAAACCTCTCGCAAGGTTATAGACGATCTGATGGAGAACCTGAAAATCAATGAGATACTGGCGCGGGTGCTCTTCGACGAATACCTGAGAGATGGCCGAGACATAGCCCGTCTTGCACCGGAAGAGCTCACAAAAGTTACCAGCATATCGGTCGAAGACTGCAGAGCAATAATAGATAACGCTAAAGTGTGGGCGGAAGTATCGGAAAAAGAGGCGGCAGAGCAGGCAGCGCTGGAAGCTCAGCCTCAAGAGGCCGCAGAAGCAGAGCAGGCTGATGGGCAGGCTGCAGAGCATGCCGAAGGCCATGCGGAGGGCCACGTAAAAGGAACTGCCGATACAGTCGCGCAGACGCCGACAGAGGGTTAGCAAGGGAGTACAGGGAGGTCTAGCAGCATGCCAAGGATAAGAATTACTACCCTCACCGATAAGATGAAAGACGAGCAGGTCTTATCGAAGCTCAAGAATATCGGCGCCAAGGGCAAGGAGAAAGAAAAAGCCGGTACGGCAGAGATCCACGAGGACACAAAGGAAAAGGTAAGCGCAAGCGGCGAGAAGATCATAGAAAAGCGGGTGGCATCGACCGTCATCAGAAGACGTGTCCAGACCCCGCCTCCAGAAGCTGCTGTAGAAACAGCAGAAGAAACAAAGGCTCCGCTGGAAGAAGCCGCAGCCACGAGGCCTCTACCAAAGAGAAGGGTCGCTATCAGGAAGGAAGCAGCGGAAGCACGCACGGCTGAGCCGTCAAATGTCGAAGTAGAGACAGCGCCTCCCCCTGCAACTGCGGCGCAGGCTCCCGCCGCTCAAGAAGTGCAGGCGCAAGCCGCCCAGGCTGAAGCCCAAGTCGAGGAGCCCGTAAGGCTTGCAGGAGAGGCCGCCAAGGAAGAACCGGCCAAGCCAGAGATCGAAACCATCGGCGAGGAAAAAAAGCAGGAGATTACCAGGGCACTGGAAGAGGTATACAAACAGGATCTGGAAAAAGAATTCAAGCTGGTTGAGGAAGAACCGGAAGAAGAGAAGAAGCGCAAGAAAGCTGAACGGCTCCTCAAGAAAATCGAAGAAGAGGAACTGGAATCTACCACGACTAAGAAGAAAGGGCTTCTCAAGCGCAAAGTAGTAATACGCGAAGAGGACCTGTATGCCTTCAGGCGCCGCGGTGGCAAGGCGCTCCCCTTCAGAAAGGACAGGCGGGGAAGAGCGGAGGCGAGGGCTGAAGAAGAGGCGAGACCCGAGCTGAGAATTGTTAAAAAGGCAGTGCGGATTGCTGACCAGATCCAGGTTGGAGAACTGGCAAAACGGTTGAGCGTCAAGGCCCAGGACGTCATGAGCAAACTGTTTTCTCTCGGCGTGATGTCCAGCATCAACCAATCGATCGATCATGAAACTGCATCTCTTGTAGCGACAGAACTCGGTTTTGAGGTAGAACGCGTGCTCTCGATGGAGGAGGAATTCCAGGCGAGAGAAACAGAGGCCAGGGAATCTGAGGAGAAGGAGAACCTCAAGGCGCGCTCTCCGGTTGTTACCATCATGGGTCACGTCGACCATGGAAAAACACTTCTCCTGGATACCATCAGGAATACCAATGTTGCAGAACGGGAAGCAGGGGGCATAACGCAGCATATAGGCGCCTACCTCGCGCAGGTCAATGGTAAGCAGATCGCTTTCCTCGACACTCCAGGTCATGAAGCGTTCACTGCAATGCGGGCACGCGGCGCACAGGTAACTGACATAGTGGTCCTGGTGGTGGCGGCGGATGACGGGGTGATGCCCCAGACTGTGGAAGCCATCAACCATGCGAAAGCCGCCAACGTTCCCATTATCGTGGCGATAAACAAGATCGACAAACCGAATGCAAACCCGGAGAGGGTTATAAAAGAACTTGCCGAACATGGTCTGGTTCCGGAAGAATGGGGCGGGACCACCCTTATGGCAAAAATCTCTGCGAAGAAAAAGACAGGAATCAACGAGCTTCTGGAACTGATCCTGCTTCAGGCCGAGATGCTCGAGCTCAAGGCAAATCCTGATAAGCTTGCCAAAGGCATTATTATTGAGTCGGGTCTCGATAAGGGACACGGGCCCATCGGTACCGTCATAGTCAGGGAAGGCACGCTCAGCGTCCACGATCCATTTGTGGCAGGGACTATCTTCGGTCGCGTGCGCGCCCTGATCGACGATAAGGGAAAGAGGATACAGAAAGCGCCTCCGGCCACCCCGGTGCTGGTCGTTGGTTTCTCGGACGTGCCCCAAGCAGGTGATTCCTTTGTGGCAACGACGGAAGAGAGCTACGCACGGGAACTCTCCAGATTCAGACAGGAGAAGGCGCGAGAGAAAGAGGCCATGGCGGGCCCCAGGGTTACCCTTGAAGACCTGTATGCCAAGATGGAAGAGATAGAGAGACTGACGTTGAATGTGGTGTTGAAGGGTGATGCGAGGGGTACACTCGATGCCATCCAGGACGCACTGACGAGACTCTCCACGCAGAACATTCAGATTCAGATCATCCACAGCGGCGTCGGCGCCATTACTGAAACCGACGTTAACCTTGCAATGGCATCCGGTGCCATCATCATCGGCTTTAACGTCAAACCGATACCAAAAACGCAAGCTCTCGCAGACCAGGAGCACGTGCAGATCCGCACCTATTCGATCATTTACGAGATGATCGACGAAGTGCGAAAAGCTATGGAAGGCATGCTTGCGCCGAAGATCGTGGAAGTGAGTATCGGGAAGGCAGAAGTCAGAAAGATATTCACGGTCTCCAAGCTGGGTAGCATTGCTGGATCATACGTCACAGAGGGCAAAGTGACGAGGAGCGCCCTGGCTAAAGTGAGACGGAATGGAACGGAACTCTATGCAGGCAAGCTTGCCTCTTTGAAGCGCTTCAAAGATGATGTCAAGGAGGTTCAGGCCGGATATGAGTGCGGCCTTGCCTTGGAGGGATTTAACGATATACGTGAAGGGGATGTCATCGAATTCTTTGTTGAAGAACAAGAAAAACAGACTCTCGATGGCTAATTTGTTTCCATGGTCGTCGGCATTTCTCGCGTCGAAATCTTCTTACCTGACAACCATTCTCTGAAAGAAAAGAGACAGGCCACAAAACGGATAGTGGAAAGAACAAGGCAGAAGTTTAATGTGTCAGTCATGGAGGTCGATCGTACAAACCTTTGGCAGCGTGTAACCGTAGGCTTCTCTGTGGTGGGTAATGGAAGGGATGTGGTGGAGCGCATGGTCGAAAACATTCACCTTTTCATCGAAGAGCTATACATAGGCAAAGTGATTGACACCAGAACTGAAATAATGATGGTCGGCGATGAAATATAGAAAAGAGCGCATGCAGGACTTCGTCCGGGAAGAAATATCGATGATCCTGCAGCAGGAAATAAAGGATCCCGGTCTCGGTTTCATTACAATCATCGACGTAAGGATGAGCGATGATTTAAAGTATGCCAAGGTCTACTACTCGGTGTACGGATCGGATGAGGAAAAGGAGCATACTGCCGAGGCGCTCAAACGTGCAACCAATTACATCAAGCACCTTCTGGGCGGCAAGGTGCGAATGAAATACATGCCGGAGATTACCTTCGTGTACGACACAGACCAGGAAAGGGCTGCCAGAATTGACGCCATCCTGAAAAAGGTGAGTAATGTTTCAGAGGATTAAGGAGATACTGGCAAACGGGAAAGAGTTTGTGGTCACCTCTCACATAGATCCCGATGGCGATGCTTTAGGCTCGGCCTTTGCCCTTGCTTTTGCTCTTGGAAAGCTGGGGAAAGAGGCGGTGGTCTACCTGAAAGACAAGGTGCCCTACAAGTACGAGTTTCTCCCTCAGCCGCCAAATTTTGTGCGCGCGATCTCGGCAAACAAGTTCGACGCTGTTTTTGTAGTGGACTGCGGCGATTTTTTCCGTGTGGGGAATGACCACGAAAAACTGAAAGAACAAGGCCCGATAATCAATATCGACCATCACGACACCAACGAGGCATTCGGCTACCTGAACATCATCGACGAACGGGCTTCCTCCACCGCGGAAATCATCTACGCGATCATCAAGGCGCTGGATGTCAAGATAGATCACGATATAGCGATGAATATTTACACTGCCATACTTACCGACACAGGCTCGTTCCGGTACAACAGCACGAACTCGAAGGCATTCCTCATCTGCGAAGAGATGACCCATCTCGGGGTACTCCCTTCCTACGTTGCCGAGAAGGTATATGAGAGCCATCCCAAGGAACGGTTCCTGCTTCTCTGCGCAGCGCTCACAACCCTTGAGACGTACCGCGATAACAGGATCGCGTTTGTGCAAATCACAGACGATATGTTCCGTAAAACGGGTGGTTCAAGAGAACATACCGAAGGCTTTGTGGAGTTTCTTAAAGAAATGAGGGGTGTAGAGGTGGCACTGGTCGCACGACAGATCGGTACTGACCGCTACAAGATATCAATGAGATCCAAAGGGAAGATAGATGTGGCGTCGGCTGCAAGACATTTTGGCGGCGGGGGCCACAAGAATGCCGCAGGGTGCGTCCTTGAGGGTAGCATCGACCAGGTAAAAAAACTTCTTGTCGAGGCTTTCCGGCTATGATGGACGGCTTTCTTGTTATCAATAAGAATGCGGGAATAACCTCCTACCATGTCATAAAAAGGCTTAAAGCCATCTGTCCCTTCAGGAAGATTGGCTACATAGGCACTCTTGACCGTAACGCTACCGGAATTTTACCCGTGGCCCTCAATGAGGGAGTCAAGCTCATCCCCTTCCTCGAAAACGGAGAAAAGACCTATATAGCTCGTTTTGTGCTGGGAGTTACCACAGACACGTTCGATCTTGAGGGTACGCGCATCACCGAGGTTAATCCACCCGAGTATGACCTCAAGACCATAGAGGAGACCCTGCTTGCGTTCAAGGGGAAGATACATCAGAAGGTGCCAGTGTACTCATCCAAGAAGATAGACGGTAAGCCTCTCTACAAATGGGTGAGGAAAGGCGTCGTGATGGAGACGCCCTACAAGGACGTCGAAGTGCATGACATTACATTCCTTGCGTATGCTCATCCATACGTGGACGCTGAAGTAAGGTGCAGTAAAGGGACCTACATTCGTGTGATTGCGCACGATTTTGGGGCGGTCCTGGGTTGCGGCGCTTCGCTCCACTCGTTGAAGCGGTCGCGTCACGGTGAATTCACCCTGGATATGAGCACCCCTCTTGAGGCTTTAAAAACGGAGCAGGATATAGTAAAATACACCCTATCCTTGCGAGATGTTTTGAAAAATCTGCGCGAGGTGACGGTTGATTCCAACCTGGAAAGATTCTTGCGGAACGGCATGCCCGTGCCCTTGTTGGAAGGCTCCAGGGATTTAAAAAATGGTGAATTTGCTAAGCTGATGTCCGGAACCGGAAGCGTAATCGGCATAGGAAAAATCGATGGGCCGACGAGAACGATCCGGATAAAGAGGCTAATTAACAGCTAAGGAGGCGATGAGCATGTCACTGGACCCAGGTCAGAAGAAAACAATAATAGAAGGCTACAAACTGCATGAGAAGGACACCGGCTCGCCGGAAGTGCAGATTGCCCTGCTTACCGAGAGGATTAAGCTCCTCACCGAGCATTTCAAGAAATTTGATAAGGACCATAACTCCAGGCGCGGTTTGCTCATGCTGGTGGGCGCCAGAAGAAGACTCCTCACCTATCTGAAAGAAAAAAATGCAGACAGGTACCGCAAGCTTATCGAAAGACTCGGTCTGAGAAAATAAAATAAAAGGTTACAGGAAGGATTACTATGGAAGAATCACTCACAATTGAATATGCCGGCAGACCGCTGACGATCTCGACTGGCCTCGTCGCCAAGCAGGCAGACGGGAGCGTTCTCGTGACGTACGGCGACACAGTAGTGCTTGTCACTGCGGTAGGAGACAGGAGACAGACGGAAAAGGACTTTCTGCCGCTGACAGTGAACTACCAGGAAATGACGTACGCTGCGGGAAAGTTTCCCGGCGGATTCTTTAAGAGAGAAGCAAGACCGTCCGATAAGGAGACACTGACGTCCCGTCTAATAGACAGGCCGCTGCGGCCGCTTTTTCCGAAAGGCTGGAGAAATGAGACGCAGGTCATAGCAACAGTGCTTTCGGTGGACCAGGAGAATGATCCGGCGTTGCTCGGCATGATCGGCGCTTCGGCTGCCATGGTCAT
This genomic stretch from Syntrophorhabdales bacterium harbors:
- the nusA gene encoding transcription termination factor NusA, which gives rise to MYFDLNYVIEQVGKEKGIPKEIIVETLEEAVLSASKKKFGNHLELEARYNEEMGEIEIFRFKTVAEKVEDPDLEILLEDAKQVDPECMIGDSIGIKMDTSQLGRIAAQTAKQVIMQKVRNAESDVIYNEYKDRKGTIVTGMIQRVEKNHYVVNLGKTEAVLPFKETIPNENFKRRDRVKAYVLEVEKDQKGCTILLSRTHPNFLIRLFEVEVPEIQEGIIKVIGAAREPGERAKISVNSGDASIDPIGACVGVKGSRVQAVVQELRGEKIDIIPWSKDAAKFACNALAPARVSKVYINEEDTSMEIVVNDDQLSLAIGKKGQNVRLASRLTGWKIDIKSESEVEKTSRKVIDDLMENLKINEILARVLFDEYLRDGRDIARLAPEELTKVTSISVEDCRAIIDNAKVWAEVSEKEAAEQAALEAQPQEAAEAEQADGQAAEHAEGHAEGHVKGTADTVAQTPTEG
- the infB gene encoding translation initiation factor IF-2; protein product: MPRIRITTLTDKMKDEQVLSKLKNIGAKGKEKEKAGTAEIHEDTKEKVSASGEKIIEKRVASTVIRRRVQTPPPEAAVETAEETKAPLEEAAATRPLPKRRVAIRKEAAEARTAEPSNVEVETAPPPATAAQAPAAQEVQAQAAQAEAQVEEPVRLAGEAAKEEPAKPEIETIGEEKKQEITRALEEVYKQDLEKEFKLVEEEPEEEKKRKKAERLLKKIEEEELESTTTKKKGLLKRKVVIREEDLYAFRRRGGKALPFRKDRRGRAEARAEEEARPELRIVKKAVRIADQIQVGELAKRLSVKAQDVMSKLFSLGVMSSINQSIDHETASLVATELGFEVERVLSMEEEFQARETEARESEEKENLKARSPVVTIMGHVDHGKTLLLDTIRNTNVAEREAGGITQHIGAYLAQVNGKQIAFLDTPGHEAFTAMRARGAQVTDIVVLVVAADDGVMPQTVEAINHAKAANVPIIVAINKIDKPNANPERVIKELAEHGLVPEEWGGTTLMAKISAKKKTGINELLELILLQAEMLELKANPDKLAKGIIIESGLDKGHGPIGTVIVREGTLSVHDPFVAGTIFGRVRALIDDKGKRIQKAPPATPVLVVGFSDVPQAGDSFVATTEESYARELSRFRQEKAREKEAMAGPRVTLEDLYAKMEEIERLTLNVVLKGDARGTLDAIQDALTRLSTQNIQIQIIHSGVGAITETDVNLAMASGAIIIGFNVKPIPKTQALADQEHVQIRTYSIIYEMIDEVRKAMEGMLAPKIVEVSIGKAEVRKIFTVSKLGSIAGSYVTEGKVTRSALAKVRRNGTELYAGKLASLKRFKDDVKEVQAGYECGLALEGFNDIREGDVIEFFVEEQEKQTLDG
- a CDS encoding DUF503 domain-containing protein, whose amino-acid sequence is MVVGISRVEIFLPDNHSLKEKRQATKRIVERTRQKFNVSVMEVDRTNLWQRVTVGFSVVGNGRDVVERMVENIHLFIEELYIGKVIDTRTEIMMVGDEI
- the rbfA gene encoding 30S ribosome-binding factor RbfA encodes the protein MKYRKERMQDFVREEISMILQQEIKDPGLGFITIIDVRMSDDLKYAKVYYSVYGSDEEKEHTAEALKRATNYIKHLLGGKVRMKYMPEITFVYDTDQERAARIDAILKKVSNVSED
- a CDS encoding bifunctional oligoribonuclease/PAP phosphatase NrnA; this encodes MFQRIKEILANGKEFVVTSHIDPDGDALGSAFALAFALGKLGKEAVVYLKDKVPYKYEFLPQPPNFVRAISANKFDAVFVVDCGDFFRVGNDHEKLKEQGPIINIDHHDTNEAFGYLNIIDERASSTAEIIYAIIKALDVKIDHDIAMNIYTAILTDTGSFRYNSTNSKAFLICEEMTHLGVLPSYVAEKVYESHPKERFLLLCAALTTLETYRDNRIAFVQITDDMFRKTGGSREHTEGFVEFLKEMRGVEVALVARQIGTDRYKISMRSKGKIDVASAARHFGGGGHKNAAGCVLEGSIDQVKKLLVEAFRL
- the truB gene encoding tRNA pseudouridine(55) synthase TruB; this translates as MMDGFLVINKNAGITSYHVIKRLKAICPFRKIGYIGTLDRNATGILPVALNEGVKLIPFLENGEKTYIARFVLGVTTDTFDLEGTRITEVNPPEYDLKTIEETLLAFKGKIHQKVPVYSSKKIDGKPLYKWVRKGVVMETPYKDVEVHDITFLAYAHPYVDAEVRCSKGTYIRVIAHDFGAVLGCGASLHSLKRSRHGEFTLDMSTPLEALKTEQDIVKYTLSLRDVLKNLREVTVDSNLERFLRNGMPVPLLEGSRDLKNGEFAKLMSGTGSVIGIGKIDGPTRTIRIKRLINS
- the rpsO gene encoding 30S ribosomal protein S15 translates to MSLDPGQKKTIIEGYKLHEKDTGSPEVQIALLTERIKLLTEHFKKFDKDHNSRRGLLMLVGARRRLLTYLKEKNADRYRKLIERLGLRK